The following DNA comes from Silurus meridionalis isolate SWU-2019-XX chromosome 14, ASM1480568v1, whole genome shotgun sequence.
CCCTCCTTATTAGGCCTTGTTGGCTACTGATATTGTCTTCATGTCAGAGAAAAGTATTGCCCTACTAACCATCGTAATGCTGTAAGCAAATCTGCCAGAATGTCTATATCATTCATCAatacactaaatatttttttggttttttttgtactttttcagACCTCTATTATATGGTGCATATTCATGTTGGAGGTTGATCTACTGTCTATGTGCTTAATACTTCTTATCTGTTTTGGGTGACATGGCATCACTGTAGAAAGGAAGGAGGCTTATGTCTGACGTCAAACTTATGTTCAATGAAAATTAAACTCATATTTACCTGTCAGATGCAAGTCATTACAACAAAGCAAATCCTATGAAAATCATTTGTGGTTGAAGTATATTGTAAATGCAGTATCATTACATGCATtcttaataatttaacaaatctGAGGAATATGCTCACAACCAGGGAAGAGTTATTAGCTTTCTGCTTTCCCCTTTAGGCAAACCATTGGTTTTACATTAaacttttaacatttgtttttcaacAAAAGTTTTTCCCTATAAATTTACCTTTAATAAGATGGGATTAGTGATTGAGTTGAtaaataacataataaataaatgtcacctATAGTACATAAGGGAAACCAAGTCTAAGATGGAAAGTttttccttctgtcttttaaataataatgtaatataactCAATATCAGAGGGCTTTTTAAAGCCTTATGTTAtgcatgtattattttttacttaatgcTTAACAGAATcctcttatttctttttcttatagTTTTGTGACAACATCCTATTCAAAAATCCGTTCACTGCAGTCCCAAATTGAATGCTAGGAAAAGATATGCACTAGATTGGGGAGTAATCTGACTGCTAATCTGTTCTATCATTGTGCAGAAGAATTCTGACATTGGGTAGAACATGATATTACCTGAGTgcttacatgtacatttttgtcATGAAAAGTAATTGATTTTAACAGAAGGGTGGGTGCTTACAAAGAGAGGGCTATGACCAGAAAAAGAGCTCACAGCAGAGGAAGAgagagttttaaaaataatgctgGTGCTTCAGGTCTGCAGAATACCAGCTGCaaaatacatactgtatctttaaaatttttacaaaGACACAAAATCTTCAAATCATGAAACAAGGTCCGAGAGCCACATTAGCCTTCACCTTAAACTGCTTAGCCTTTGCCTTGGCGGTGTCGGCTATAACAACCAGCTACTGGTGTTCCGGGACCAGGAAGGTAGTGAAGCCTTTGTGCACAGGCCCAGTAAAAGTCAAACAGAACTACTGCATCCACTTTGATAGCTCTGAGGTAAACAACACACGTGTGGTGCAGTACATTAACGAAAATGGAGAGGAACAGTTTATAATTAAACAATTCCACACAGGCATTTGGTTCACCTGTGAACAGACTATTGATCTATTAGGTAAGTATTTACTTTTAGCTTGAGCTTTTAGATAAAAGTGtatgtacatttctttttgtgttGAGTACATTgagaaattaatatatatactaaataattttctttgtttacaGGATTTACATGTAGAGCATTTTTAGAGATTGCACCTACTCATGAAAGAGGTAAGTTACATAGTAGTGCAAATTAATTGTTTGATAACAAAATCATGTTTCAtgcaattgaaaaaaagaaaaaaaaaaaaaaaaaaaaatttatatatatatatatatatatatatatatatatatatatatatatatatatatataaattaattacagtGCAACACAGTTTAtggttaattaatttatatatatataataactttGTCACTGTGAAGACAGAATTGATTGTGATGTAAAATaagtttaaagaaaaagaataatttgAACTATTGTTTCtaaacatatttattacaaataaaaaaaagacaactttagtatttatattacattgaaATCAATGTTATGTACTATAAACCTGTTGGTACGGCTATAAAACTTTTTGGTCATTATGGCATGTATAAAgccttatatatataaagcattatggcatgtataaagcacttataCTGATTAAATGTTCCCACTGTTTCAGGGGTGTTATGGTTGTGCATTATTGGTGAATGTTTGTACATCATTTTGCTTCTTATTGGAGTCTCACTCATGGCAGTGGAGAGAAGTCACTGTTGTAACATGATGAACCGACTCAAGCTGACCGCTTTTGCAGCCCTGTGCACTGCACTTTCAGGTGACAGTACAAACTAAGTGCAAATAATTTACACATATTGAATACTATCATTATAACATTTGATAAcatattagattatattatcattataatattagCACTGTTGCATACTCTACAGTAAACAACCAACCCAGGTGGCAGCTACTCTTTGTTTCTGATCTAAAGGTTGTTATGctaatcatattttattaaatgaagtacgtaaaaaaaaaaaaaaacccaggagtAGGGGTTGAGCCAAGGCAGCCTGGCTGGAGTTTTGCTGCATCTTTAGCACACAGTCACAGAGCCTGCAGCCCTGTTCACATTGCAGGCAGGAGATCCTCAGTCTGGAACTAAAGGGAGGGGGATTATGCAACTCCAGCTGGTCCAGCTGCTCCACATGCTAGTCTGTTAGTCCAGCTTACACCAAGCACCTTTTCATGCAGCAAATACATAAAAGCTTAGATATGTATGTGgattttataatgtattatatactgTTAAACATACAGTGACATTACATTTTGTGCAAAAGCAAGTAATTAAACAAGATGCTAAAGCAGGGAGAGCATGTGAAGAAAGCTTTAAGTCAGAAAGCAATTTCTGTCTAAATCTGTAAGGATTTCATAGTTTGTACTAAAAACAGATTGTAGTAGAGGGGGTAAAAAACTCCACCCCTA
Coding sequences within:
- the LOC124396434 gene encoding germ cell-specific gene 1-like protein isoform X1, translating into MKQGPRATLAFTLNCLAFALAVSAITTSYWCSGTRKVVKPLCTGPVKVKQNYCIHFDSSEVNNTRVVQYINENGEEQFIIKQFHTGIWFTCEQTIDLLGFTCRAFLEIAPTHERGVLWLCIIGECLYIILLLIGVSLMAVERSHCCNMMNRLKLTAFAALCTALSGLFGMVAHMMFTTAFQLVVIMGPEDWKPKTWDYSWSYLLAWVSFATCMASAVTSLNHYTKTMIQFRFKQKHIKNNLELLGFQMPVGLWDTYLSSSLDPADQHLSFEVNGPRLLYSSSHDAAALHSQGEEYC
- the LOC124396434 gene encoding germ cell-specific gene 1-like protein isoform X2, whose translation is MKQGPRATLAFTLNCLAFALAVSAITTSYWCSGTRKVVKPLCTGPVKVKQNYCIHFDSSEVNNTRVVQYINENGEEQFIIKQFHTGIWFTCEQTIDLLGFTCRAFLEIAPTHERGVLWLCIIGECLYIILLLIGVSLMAVERSHCCNMMNRLKLTAFAALCTALSGLFGMVAHMMFTTAFQLVVIMGPEDWKPKTWDYSWSYLV